From Micromonospora rhizosphaerae, the proteins below share one genomic window:
- a CDS encoding GNAT family N-acetyltransferase produces MIRSARPADAPAVVALRALVYPYLVRGVESTRQMIAEPPPGEEWTAFVAEVGGQVAGWVSAYRNGRTSEADFGEISLLHVHPQYRGQGVGFALLGEALGHLRPLGIRRVRTWVLTESLPFARRHGFTPSRELRYSALDLRATPPLPDAPDGVRLLPLAGLDPRRLHTAYVAASSDEPGDTPSDALGYENWRYEVWDNLGLDREASVAVEVDGALVAFSLVKRDDDRMWSDMTATLPAYRGRGLARLAKLAALHRAHAGGINCAYTSNDESNAPMLAINERLGYRPVATQWSCLRQLN; encoded by the coding sequence GTGATCCGTTCCGCCCGCCCCGCGGACGCGCCCGCAGTGGTGGCGCTGCGTGCGCTGGTGTACCCGTACCTGGTGCGCGGGGTCGAGTCGACCCGCCAGATGATCGCCGAACCGCCGCCCGGCGAGGAGTGGACCGCGTTCGTGGCCGAGGTCGGCGGCCAGGTGGCCGGCTGGGTCTCGGCCTACCGGAACGGCCGTACGTCCGAGGCGGACTTCGGCGAAATCTCCCTGCTTCACGTCCACCCGCAGTATCGCGGCCAAGGCGTCGGCTTCGCGCTGCTGGGCGAGGCGCTCGGCCATCTCCGTCCGCTGGGGATCCGCCGGGTGCGGACCTGGGTGCTGACGGAGTCGCTCCCGTTCGCGCGGCGGCACGGCTTCACGCCGAGCCGGGAGCTGCGCTACTCCGCGCTCGACCTGCGGGCGACGCCGCCGCTGCCGGACGCCCCGGACGGAGTGCGGCTACTGCCGCTGGCCGGGCTCGATCCGCGCCGGCTGCACACCGCCTACGTCGCGGCCTCCTCCGACGAGCCGGGCGACACGCCCTCCGACGCGCTCGGCTACGAGAACTGGCGCTACGAGGTCTGGGACAACCTCGGGCTGGACCGGGAGGCCAGCGTGGCCGTCGAGGTCGACGGGGCGTTGGTCGCCTTCAGCCTGGTCAAGCGGGATGACGACCGGATGTGGTCGGACATGACAGCTACCCTGCCGGCATACCGTGGACGAGGGCTGGCTCGGCTGGCCAAGCTCGCCGCGCTGCACCGCGCCCACGCCGGCGGGATCAACTGCGCCTACACCTCGAACGACGAGTCCAACGCCCCGATGCTCGCGATCAACGAGCGGCTCGGCTACCGGCCGGTGGCGACCCAGTGGTCGTGCCTGCGGCAGCTCAACTGA
- a CDS encoding O-acetyl-ADP-ribose deacetylase: MEITLIQGDITAQQVDAVVNAANSSLLGGGGVDGAIHRKGGPVILEECRALRASRYGGGLPTGEAVATTAGNLPARWVIHTVGPVWSASEDRSALLRDCYANGLRIADELGAATVAFPLISAGVYGWPVEDAVRQALCVLRPASPTNVTEARLVLFGADTYATAERVAAAG; encoded by the coding sequence ATGGAGATCACCCTGATCCAGGGGGACATCACCGCCCAGCAGGTGGACGCGGTCGTCAACGCGGCCAACTCGTCGCTGCTCGGCGGCGGGGGAGTGGACGGTGCGATCCACCGCAAGGGCGGGCCGGTGATCCTCGAGGAGTGCCGGGCGCTGCGCGCCTCCCGGTACGGCGGAGGCCTGCCCACCGGCGAGGCGGTGGCCACCACCGCCGGCAACCTGCCGGCTCGCTGGGTGATCCACACCGTCGGGCCGGTCTGGTCGGCGAGCGAGGACCGGTCCGCGCTGCTGCGCGACTGCTACGCCAACGGCCTGCGGATCGCCGACGAGCTGGGCGCGGCCACCGTGGCGTTCCCGCTGATCTCCGCCGGCGTCTACGGCTGGCCGGTCGAGGACGCGGTCCGTCAGGCGCTCTGCGTGCTGCGCCCGGCCTCCCCGACGAACGTCACCGAGGCCCGGCTGGTGCTCTTCGGCGCCGACACGTACGCGACCGCCGAGCGGGTCGCCGCCGCCGGCTGA
- a CDS encoding EI24 domain-containing protein — protein sequence MNAPRLAAPVVGAVGRFLSGAGLLLRGIGLYVRSPGLMLLGVLPALISGALFVAAFATLVYFVDDLAALVTPFADDWSATPRGLVRVIAGPAFLGLGGLLAVVTFTAVTLVIGDPFYEKISERVEERYGGTPGAVEVSFWASLRRSIADSVRLVAISALVGIPLFAAGFLPVVGQTVVPVIGAAVGGWFLSLELVGAPFYRRGMRLPDRRSLLKADRPTTLGFGVAVFVCFLIPLGAVLVMPAAVAGATLLARRSLGQSIEER from the coding sequence GTGAACGCACCCCGCCTCGCCGCCCCGGTCGTCGGTGCCGTCGGCCGGTTCCTCTCCGGCGCCGGGCTGCTGCTGCGCGGCATCGGCCTGTACGTGCGCAGCCCCGGCCTGATGCTGCTGGGCGTGCTGCCGGCGCTCATCTCCGGTGCGCTCTTCGTCGCCGCGTTCGCCACCCTGGTGTACTTCGTGGACGACCTCGCCGCGCTGGTCACCCCGTTCGCCGATGACTGGTCTGCGACCCCGCGCGGCCTGGTCCGGGTGATCGCCGGGCCGGCGTTCCTGGGGCTGGGCGGCCTGCTCGCGGTGGTCACCTTCACCGCGGTCACCCTGGTGATCGGTGACCCGTTCTACGAGAAGATCTCCGAGCGGGTCGAGGAGCGGTACGGCGGGACCCCGGGCGCCGTGGAGGTGTCGTTCTGGGCGTCGCTGCGCCGCAGCATCGCCGACTCGGTGCGGCTGGTGGCGATCTCGGCGCTGGTCGGCATCCCGCTCTTCGCGGCCGGCTTCCTCCCGGTGGTGGGCCAGACCGTCGTACCGGTGATCGGCGCGGCCGTGGGCGGCTGGTTCCTGTCCCTGGAGCTGGTGGGCGCGCCCTTCTACCGGCGGGGGATGCGGCTGCCGGACCGCCGCTCGCTGCTGAAGGCGGACCGGCCCACCACGCTCGGCTTCGGCGTGGCCGTCTTCGTCTGCTTCCTGATCCCGCTCGGCGCGGTGCTGGTCATGCCCGCCGCCGTGGCCGGGGCCACCCTGCTCGCCCGCCGGTCACTCGGCCAGTCCATCGAGGAGCGCTGA
- a CDS encoding SDR family NAD(P)-dependent oxidoreductase, which produces MTQTLTTPFGFASTADDVLAGVDLTGTRAVVTGAASGVGRETARALARAGAAVVLPVRNVEAGNVNAAEIARSTGNPEVTAAPLDLADLTSVREFVDAWQGPLHMLVNNAGIMALPELTRTPQGHEMQFGVNFLGHFALTVGLHDALSRADGARIVSVSSNAHLFAPAVLDDLDCHSRPYDPIGAYAESKTANVLLAVEATRRWAGEGILANAVHPGAVATKLQKYMGGLQSPPELHKTPAQGAATSVLVAASPLLTGVGGRYFEDCNEAPVVRERPTGVPAGVAAYAVDPETAERLWTIATDVAS; this is translated from the coding sequence ATGACGCAAACCTTGACGACACCATTCGGATTCGCCTCGACCGCCGATGACGTCCTGGCCGGCGTGGACCTGACCGGCACCCGTGCCGTGGTCACCGGCGCCGCCTCCGGCGTCGGTAGAGAGACCGCCCGGGCCCTGGCCCGCGCCGGCGCCGCCGTCGTCCTCCCCGTGCGCAACGTCGAGGCGGGGAACGTGAACGCGGCCGAGATCGCCCGGTCGACCGGCAATCCAGAAGTCACCGCCGCCCCCCTTGACCTGGCCGACCTCACGTCGGTCCGCGAGTTCGTCGACGCTTGGCAGGGGCCGCTGCACATGCTGGTCAACAACGCCGGGATCATGGCCCTGCCGGAGCTCACCCGTACCCCGCAGGGCCATGAGATGCAGTTCGGGGTCAACTTCCTCGGGCACTTCGCGCTGACCGTCGGACTGCACGACGCCCTGTCGCGGGCCGACGGGGCGCGGATCGTCTCGGTCAGCTCCAACGCCCATCTCTTCGCCCCAGCCGTCCTCGACGACCTCGACTGCCACTCCCGCCCCTACGACCCCATCGGCGCGTACGCCGAGTCGAAGACCGCCAATGTGCTCCTCGCCGTCGAGGCGACCCGCCGCTGGGCGGGCGAGGGCATCCTCGCCAACGCGGTACACCCGGGCGCTGTCGCTACCAAGCTGCAGAAGTACATGGGCGGGTTGCAGTCGCCACCCGAGCTCCACAAGACCCCCGCCCAGGGCGCCGCGACCTCGGTGCTGGTGGCCGCCTCACCGCTGCTGACCGGCGTTGGCGGCCGCTACTTCGAGGACTGCAATGAGGCACCGGTGGTCCGGGAGCGGCCGACCGGCGTGCCCGCCGGGGTCGCCGCGTACGCCGTGGACCCGGAAACCGCCGAACGGCTCTGGACCATCGCAACGGACGTGGCGTCTTGA
- a CDS encoding helix-turn-helix transcriptional regulator, whose amino-acid sequence MRASRLISLVLLLQSRETMTATALARELEVSERTVYRDVLALSAAGVPVYADRGRAGGYRLLGGYRTRLTGLTRDEAEALFLAGLPGPAGDMGLADAVAAAELKVLAALPPSLRDAPARTGQRFHLDVPGWFREAGPPPWLTELARAVWRDRVVELRYRRGGREVARSVQPYGLVLKSGTWYLVGRVGADVRTYRVDRVVGVEVGEETFDRGEGFDLAGYWREQAEAFLRGMFTERVTVRLSPAGLRALRWAAEARFAYDEAVAAAGEPDGQGWVVTRLPVESVPVAYDVLLRLGPEVEVLDPPELRARFAEAARRSAALYAAGDPRDASAPDGSAMAAPDASRTAAVDGPGQR is encoded by the coding sequence GTGCGCGCGTCCCGGCTGATCTCGCTGGTCCTGCTCCTGCAGTCGCGGGAGACGATGACCGCGACCGCACTGGCCCGGGAGCTGGAGGTCTCCGAGCGGACGGTCTACCGGGACGTGCTGGCGCTCTCCGCCGCCGGGGTGCCGGTCTACGCCGATCGCGGCCGGGCCGGCGGCTACCGTCTGCTCGGCGGCTACCGCACCCGGCTGACCGGGCTGACCCGGGACGAGGCGGAGGCGCTCTTCCTGGCCGGGCTGCCCGGTCCGGCCGGCGACATGGGGTTGGCCGACGCGGTGGCGGCCGCCGAGCTGAAGGTGCTGGCCGCACTGCCGCCGAGCCTGCGGGACGCGCCCGCCCGCACGGGACAGCGGTTCCACCTGGACGTCCCGGGCTGGTTCCGGGAGGCCGGGCCGCCGCCGTGGCTGACCGAGTTGGCCCGGGCGGTCTGGCGCGACCGGGTGGTGGAGCTGCGCTACCGGCGCGGTGGGCGGGAGGTGGCCCGCTCGGTGCAGCCGTACGGGCTGGTCCTCAAGAGCGGAACCTGGTACCTGGTCGGCCGGGTCGGCGCGGACGTGCGCACCTACCGGGTGGACCGGGTGGTCGGCGTCGAGGTGGGCGAGGAGACCTTCGACCGGGGCGAGGGCTTCGACCTGGCCGGGTACTGGCGGGAGCAGGCCGAGGCGTTCCTCCGGGGCATGTTCACCGAACGGGTCACCGTCCGGCTCAGCCCCGCCGGCCTGCGGGCGCTGCGCTGGGCGGCGGAGGCCCGTTTCGCGTACGACGAGGCGGTGGCCGCCGCCGGCGAGCCCGACGGGCAGGGGTGGGTGGTGACCCGCCTGCCCGTCGAGTCCGTGCCCGTGGCGTACGACGTGCTGCTCCGGCTCGGCCCGGAGGTGGAGGTGCTCGACCCGCCGGAGCTGCGAGCCCGCTTCGCCGAGGCGGCACGACGGTCGGCAGCGCTCTACGCCGCCGGCGACCCGCGGGACGCGTCGGCACCGGACGGGTCGGCCATGGCCGCGCCGGACGCGTCGCGCACCGCCGCGGTGGACGGGCCGGGTCAGCGGTAG
- a CDS encoding SDR family oxidoreductase yields MRKPLTGKIALVAGATRGAGRQIAVQLGAAGATVYATGRSTRERRSEMNRPETIEETAELVTAAGGTGIGIAVDHLDPDQVRRLVDRIDSEQGRLDVLVNDIWGGDPLTTWHRPVWEQPLDQGLRTLRLAIDTHIITSHFALPLLIRRPGGLVVEMGDGTNDYNDANYRESVFYDLAKVSVNRLAFAQAKELAPHGCTAVALTPGWLRSEAMLEHFGVTEANWRDGAAKDPHFVMSETPAFVGRAVAALAADPDRARWNGRSVHAGGLAQVYGFTDLDGTRPDFFRYHEEVIAAGKPADDTGYR; encoded by the coding sequence ATGAGGAAACCGCTGACAGGGAAGATCGCGCTCGTCGCCGGGGCGACCCGGGGCGCGGGCCGGCAGATCGCCGTCCAGCTCGGCGCGGCCGGGGCCACCGTCTATGCCACCGGCCGCAGCACCCGGGAACGCCGGTCCGAGATGAACCGGCCGGAGACCATCGAGGAGACCGCCGAACTGGTCACCGCCGCGGGCGGCACCGGCATCGGCATCGCCGTCGACCACCTGGACCCCGATCAGGTACGCCGCCTGGTCGACCGGATCGACTCCGAGCAGGGCCGTCTCGACGTGCTGGTGAACGACATCTGGGGCGGCGATCCGTTGACCACCTGGCACCGGCCGGTCTGGGAGCAGCCGCTGGACCAGGGCCTCCGCACCCTGCGGCTGGCGATCGACACGCACATCATCACCAGCCACTTCGCCCTGCCGCTGCTCATCCGCCGGCCGGGCGGACTGGTGGTGGAGATGGGGGACGGCACCAACGACTACAACGACGCCAACTACCGGGAGTCCGTCTTCTACGACCTGGCCAAGGTCTCGGTCAACCGGCTCGCCTTCGCCCAGGCGAAGGAGTTGGCGCCGCACGGCTGCACCGCGGTGGCGCTCACCCCCGGCTGGCTGCGCTCCGAGGCGATGCTGGAGCACTTCGGCGTCACCGAGGCCAACTGGCGGGACGGCGCGGCCAAGGACCCGCACTTCGTCATGTCGGAGACGCCGGCCTTCGTCGGGCGCGCGGTGGCCGCCCTCGCCGCCGACCCAGACCGGGCCCGCTGGAACGGCCGGTCCGTCCACGCCGGCGGGCTCGCCCAGGTGTACGGCTTCACCGACCTCGACGGCACCCGCCCGGACTTCTTCCGCTACCACGAGGAGGTGATCGCGGCCGGGAAGCCGGCGGACGACACCGGCTACCGCTGA
- a CDS encoding nucleotidyltransferase domain-containing protein, whose translation MHVLLCGIVGSVAYGLAGPGSDVDRLGVFAAPTVAFHGLHPPRESVVTTEPDVTLHEAAKYCRLALSGNPTATELMWLPDDCYETRTEFGERLIAIRSAFLSAPRVRDAYLGYATQQFRRLASRDADGSRSRRGVRRAELESSQAGGRLRSAKHARHLARLVHQGRLLYATGVLQIRLDDPEWFRAFGERVAGGALDEARALIAEAERDFDSVRTPLPDRPDEETVERWLLDVRAAHLPPELRRG comes from the coding sequence ATGCACGTGCTGCTCTGCGGGATCGTCGGCTCGGTCGCCTACGGCCTGGCCGGCCCCGGCTCGGACGTGGACCGGCTCGGCGTCTTCGCCGCGCCGACCGTGGCCTTCCACGGCCTGCACCCGCCCCGGGAGTCGGTGGTGACCACCGAGCCGGACGTCACCCTGCACGAGGCCGCGAAATACTGCCGCCTCGCGCTGAGCGGCAATCCCACCGCCACCGAGCTGATGTGGCTGCCGGACGACTGTTACGAGACCCGGACGGAGTTCGGCGAGCGGCTGATCGCCATCCGCTCGGCCTTTCTCAGCGCACCCCGGGTCCGCGACGCCTACCTCGGGTACGCCACCCAGCAGTTCCGCAGGCTGGCCTCGCGCGACGCCGACGGCTCCAGGTCGCGGCGCGGCGTCAGACGCGCCGAGCTGGAGTCGTCGCAGGCCGGCGGCCGGCTGCGCTCGGCGAAGCACGCCCGGCACCTGGCTCGCCTGGTCCACCAGGGACGGCTCCTGTACGCCACGGGCGTCCTGCAGATCCGGCTGGACGACCCGGAGTGGTTCCGGGCCTTCGGGGAGCGGGTCGCCGGTGGGGCGCTGGACGAGGCGCGGGCACTGATCGCCGAGGCGGAACGGGACTTCGACAGCGTGCGCACCCCGCTGCCCGACCGGCCCGACGAGGAGACCGTCGAGCGCTGGCTGCTCGACGTCCGCGCCGCCCACCTGCCGCCGGAACTCCGGCGCGGGTAG
- a CDS encoding alanyl-tRNA editing protein: MGVTHHGRTHRLDLADPTLREWECTVLAADPEQGIVLDRSAFYPGGGGQPPDHGVLLWQGVQTRIVGTRKGDDLYLIPAEGDPLPPAGTTVTGAVEDDRRTRLMRTHSGLHVLCGVVFRDFGALVTGGNMEPGDARMDFNLPEVPPDFKSRIEELVNAEVAADRAVAVRVLPRAEALALPDIIRTQSNLIPPDEQEVRIVDIVGLDVQADGGTHVASTAQIGKVQVVKVESKGRANRRVRVRLVD, translated from the coding sequence ATGGGCGTCACACATCACGGCCGTACGCACCGACTCGACCTCGCCGACCCCACCCTGCGGGAGTGGGAGTGCACGGTGCTGGCGGCCGATCCCGAACAGGGCATCGTGCTGGACCGGTCGGCCTTCTACCCGGGCGGCGGTGGACAGCCGCCGGACCACGGGGTGCTGCTCTGGCAGGGGGTGCAGACCCGGATCGTGGGCACCCGCAAGGGCGACGACCTCTACCTGATCCCCGCCGAGGGTGATCCGCTGCCGCCGGCCGGCACCACGGTCACCGGCGCCGTCGAGGACGACCGGCGGACCCGGCTGATGCGTACCCACTCCGGGCTGCACGTCCTCTGCGGGGTGGTGTTCCGCGACTTCGGCGCGCTGGTCACCGGTGGCAACATGGAGCCCGGTGACGCCCGGATGGACTTCAACCTCCCCGAGGTGCCGCCGGACTTCAAGAGCCGGATCGAGGAGCTGGTCAACGCCGAGGTGGCCGCGGACCGGGCGGTCGCGGTCCGGGTCCTGCCCCGGGCCGAGGCGCTGGCCCTGCCGGACATCATCCGTACCCAGTCCAACCTGATCCCGCCGGACGAGCAGGAGGTCCGGATCGTCGACATCGTCGGGCTGGACGTGCAGGCCGACGGCGGCACGCACGTCGCCTCGACCGCCCAGATCGGCAAGGTCCAGGTGGTCAAGGTGGAGAGCAAGGGCCGCGCCAACCGCCGGGTCCGGGTCAGGCTGGTCGACTGA
- a CDS encoding alpha/beta fold hydrolase, producing MRGFRWPPPPDGGPRTWGPGPGAPRTGRPALPEPETELVTTPHGVRLERLVTGAGDPVTVFAHGLGNGIATTRPFGSAVTGRKIFFQFRGHGRSDSPPGPWSYLDLARDLRAIADLGGATRAFGVSLGAGALCRLLVESPDRFDRLVFFLPAVLDKPRGAAARERLTDLLDAVESGDASAVAEVVSMELPAAVRNTPAGWAYLRQRLDQLLRDGLAPGLASLPEQAPLRDAAALASVTAPALVIGCAGDDLHPAAVAEALAAALPNATLHVYDRPGVLWSERADLRERISSFLNG from the coding sequence GTGAGGGGTTTCCGCTGGCCCCCGCCGCCGGACGGTGGTCCCCGCACCTGGGGTCCCGGCCCGGGAGCGCCCCGCACCGGCCGACCCGCGCTCCCCGAGCCGGAGACCGAGCTGGTCACCACCCCGCACGGCGTACGGCTGGAGCGGCTGGTCACCGGCGCCGGTGACCCGGTCACCGTCTTCGCGCACGGGCTCGGCAACGGGATCGCCACCACCCGCCCGTTCGGCAGCGCGGTCACCGGTCGCAAGATCTTCTTCCAGTTCCGCGGGCACGGTCGCTCCGACTCGCCGCCCGGTCCGTGGAGCTACCTCGACCTGGCCCGGGACCTGCGGGCCATCGCCGACCTCGGTGGCGCCACCCGGGCCTTCGGCGTCAGCCTCGGCGCCGGTGCCCTCTGCCGGCTGCTGGTGGAGAGCCCGGACCGCTTCGACCGGCTGGTCTTCTTCCTGCCCGCGGTGCTGGACAAGCCGCGCGGCGCGGCGGCTCGGGAACGGCTGACCGACCTGCTCGACGCGGTGGAGAGCGGCGACGCCTCCGCCGTCGCCGAGGTCGTGTCGATGGAGCTGCCGGCCGCCGTGCGCAACACGCCGGCCGGCTGGGCGTACCTGCGGCAGCGGCTCGACCAGCTGCTCCGGGACGGGCTCGCCCCCGGGCTGGCCAGCCTGCCCGAGCAGGCGCCGCTGCGGGACGCCGCCGCGCTCGCCTCGGTCACCGCGCCGGCGCTGGTGATCGGCTGCGCCGGCGACGACCTGCACCCGGCGGCGGTCGCCGAGGCGCTCGCCGCCGCGCTGCCGAATGCCACCCTGCACGTGTACGACCGCCCGGGCGTGCTCTGGTCGGAACGCGCCGACCTGCGGGAGCGGATCTCGTCCTTCCTCAACGGGTAA
- a CDS encoding DUF2516 family protein: MAHAAPIFVFTVTAVIELILLVFALVIEGISLVHAITQRGDAFSAIGTLPKGGWIAILAICMVLTLLFGFGPTSLFGLIGIAAALIYLLDVRPGLRDLHDGKGFW, from the coding sequence ATGGCCCACGCCGCGCCGATCTTCGTGTTCACAGTCACCGCTGTGATCGAGCTGATCCTGCTCGTCTTCGCCCTGGTCATCGAGGGCATCTCGCTCGTGCACGCCATCACCCAGCGCGGCGACGCGTTCTCCGCCATCGGCACCCTGCCCAAGGGCGGCTGGATCGCCATTCTCGCGATCTGCATGGTGCTCACCCTCCTGTTCGGCTTCGGGCCGACCAGCCTCTTCGGACTGATCGGCATCGCGGCTGCCCTCATCTACCTGCTGGACGTCCGGCCCGGTCTGCGCGACCTGCACGACGGCAAAGGCTTCTGGTGA
- a CDS encoding helix-turn-helix domain-containing protein — protein MATSKDLPDVGGFIRDLRRNAKISLRQLAEQAGVSNPYLSQIERGLRKPSAEVLQQLASALRVSTPAMYLRAGLLDDKEGQGVLAAIAVDSELTMAQKQSLTQIYETFRRENARLAEATAAANAATEPAPTPAEAPEAPVTPAATGPTTPDGTPTEAVLESVAVTEAGPAPAPTTADPEKKTAPKAVRTAAGAAEEEK, from the coding sequence ATGGCCACCAGCAAGGACCTTCCCGACGTCGGCGGGTTCATTCGCGATCTGCGCCGCAACGCGAAGATCTCGCTGCGGCAGCTCGCCGAGCAGGCCGGCGTCAGTAACCCGTACCTCAGCCAGATCGAGCGCGGCCTGCGCAAGCCGAGCGCCGAGGTGCTCCAGCAGCTGGCCAGCGCCCTCCGGGTCTCCACTCCGGCGATGTACCTGCGCGCCGGGCTGCTCGACGACAAGGAGGGGCAGGGCGTGCTCGCGGCGATCGCCGTCGACTCCGAGCTGACGATGGCGCAGAAGCAGTCGCTCACCCAGATCTACGAGACGTTCCGCCGGGAGAACGCGCGGCTCGCCGAGGCGACCGCTGCGGCCAACGCCGCCACCGAGCCGGCCCCGACGCCCGCCGAGGCGCCGGAGGCCCCCGTCACGCCGGCCGCGACCGGCCCCACGACGCCGGACGGCACCCCGACCGAGGCGGTCCTCGAGTCGGTCGCCGTCACCGAGGCGGGCCCCGCGCCCGCCCCGACCACCGCCGACCCCGAGAAGAAGACCGCGCCGAAGGCGGTCCGGACGGCCGCCGGTGCGGCCGAAGAGGAGAAGTGA
- a CDS encoding alpha/beta fold hydrolase produces MTKIEVNGAMLAYDEAGSGSPVILLHAGIADRRMWREQLPALAARHRVIALDLRGYGDSELPPAPFAHHDDVAGLLDALDIERAALVGCSFGGAVAVDTALAHPERISALALFGSPVSGNEWSEETERLWEALIGEVDPEDFAASAAAEVRFWVVGPARRPEDVDPELVRFAEEMDRRALAAEQALSAVEVAELDPPAIERLGELRVPVLVGAGVADVPDIARLADRIAAEVPGAVRLPDVPDAAHLLPLERPEPVNAALLDFLR; encoded by the coding sequence GTGACCAAGATCGAAGTGAACGGCGCGATGCTCGCGTACGACGAGGCGGGCAGCGGCTCGCCGGTGATCCTGCTGCACGCCGGCATCGCCGACCGGCGAATGTGGCGGGAACAGCTGCCAGCGCTCGCCGCGCGCCACCGGGTCATCGCCCTCGACCTGCGCGGCTACGGAGACTCCGAGCTGCCGCCGGCCCCGTTCGCCCACCATGACGACGTGGCGGGATTGCTGGACGCCCTCGACATCGAGCGGGCCGCCCTGGTCGGCTGCTCGTTCGGCGGCGCGGTCGCGGTGGACACCGCGCTGGCCCATCCGGAGCGGATCTCCGCGCTGGCGCTCTTCGGCAGCCCCGTGTCCGGCAACGAGTGGTCGGAGGAGACCGAGCGGCTCTGGGAGGCCCTGATCGGCGAGGTGGACCCGGAGGACTTCGCGGCGAGCGCCGCCGCCGAGGTGCGGTTCTGGGTGGTCGGCCCGGCCCGCCGGCCTGAAGACGTGGACCCTGAGCTGGTCCGGTTCGCCGAGGAGATGGACCGGCGGGCCCTCGCCGCCGAGCAGGCGCTCAGCGCTGTCGAGGTGGCCGAGCTCGACCCGCCGGCGATCGAGCGGCTCGGCGAGCTGCGGGTGCCGGTGCTGGTCGGGGCCGGCGTGGCGGACGTACCGGACATCGCCCGGCTCGCCGACCGGATCGCGGCCGAGGTGCCCGGCGCGGTGCGCCTGCCGGACGTGCCGGACGCCGCCCACCTGCTCCCACTGGAACGCCCGGAGCCGGTCAACGCCGCCCTGCTCGACTTCCTCCGCTGA
- a CDS encoding asparaginase has translation MGKTYEGGVPLAEVVRSGFVEGLHRGSVVVLDASGSTLAGAGDVSSPIFPRSSNKPMQAIGMLRAGLPLTDPADIALVSASHAGEEFHLARVAALLRGAGLDESALHCPPDLPVGEAAREAVLRAGGGPTRTQMNCSGKHTGMLLTCLANGWPLDGYWRPEHPLQQRLRAAIEEFTGEEVAAIGVDGCGAPVLAVSLTGLARAYLRLVSAEPGTVERTVADAMRAYPELVGGTRADDTRLMRGVPGALAKVGAEGVIAAAVPGVGAVAVKIDDGAGRARMPVLVAALRRLGLDAPVLTEYAELPLLGGGLPVGAVRAVW, from the coding sequence GTGGGAAAGACGTACGAGGGCGGCGTGCCGCTCGCCGAGGTGGTTCGCTCCGGTTTCGTGGAGGGGCTGCACCGCGGCTCGGTGGTGGTGCTGGACGCGAGCGGCTCGACGCTGGCCGGAGCCGGGGACGTGAGCTCCCCGATCTTCCCCCGCTCGTCCAACAAGCCCATGCAGGCCATCGGGATGCTCCGCGCCGGGCTGCCGCTGACCGATCCGGCGGACATCGCGCTGGTCTCGGCGAGCCACGCCGGCGAGGAGTTCCACCTGGCCAGGGTCGCCGCGCTGCTCCGCGGCGCCGGGCTGGACGAGTCGGCCCTGCACTGCCCGCCCGACCTGCCGGTCGGCGAGGCGGCCCGGGAGGCGGTGCTGCGGGCCGGCGGTGGCCCCACGCGCACCCAGATGAACTGCTCCGGCAAGCACACCGGAATGCTGCTGACCTGTCTCGCCAACGGCTGGCCGCTGGACGGGTACTGGCGGCCCGAGCACCCGCTCCAGCAGCGGTTGCGGGCCGCGATCGAGGAGTTCACCGGCGAGGAGGTGGCGGCGATCGGGGTGGACGGCTGCGGCGCCCCGGTGCTCGCCGTCTCGCTCACCGGGCTGGCCCGGGCCTACCTGCGGCTGGTCTCGGCGGAGCCCGGCACCGTCGAGCGGACCGTGGCCGACGCGATGCGGGCGTACCCGGAGCTGGTGGGCGGCACGCGGGCCGACGACACCCGGCTCATGCGGGGAGTCCCGGGTGCCCTGGCCAAGGTCGGGGCCGAGGGGGTCATCGCGGCCGCCGTCCCCGGCGTCGGCGCGGTCGCCGTCAAGATCGACGACGGAGCCGGCCGCGCCCGGATGCCGGTGCTGGTCGCCGCGCTGCGCCGGCTCGGCCTCGACGCCCCGGTGCTGACCGAGTACGCCGAGTTGCCGCTGCTCGGCGGCGGCCTGCCGGTGGGCGCGGTCCGCGCGGTCTGGTGA